The genomic region CTTTTTATTTTTATTTTCACTTGCTTCAATTAACCTGCTTACAAAAAGAACTGCCACAATATCGGGCTTAACTTTTACGGCAATACTGTACACTGTGTTTTATATATCGGAAAGGCTTAACGCAAAAAAAGCAAACATAATGTTTGAGGAAGGACACAGAGAGGAAATTAACACTTCAACCGTTTCAACCTTAAATGAAGCTTTGGAAGACCTGGAACATCAGGATCGTGTTGTGATAGGCGTTAAAAACCCCGATAACCTTTATCATTTAGAAGAATTTTTAAAAACAGTGGAAGGCGATTCAACAGATATCATTGTACTTTACGCAAAGCCTTCTAAAGACACTATTTTTGGAAAAGGCTCCCTTAAAGCCGCTCCGATGGACGATAAAGAAATATTTTCAAACGTAATACTTATAGCCGAAAAATACGGGCACGGAATTATACCTTTAATGGTGGAATCTAATGACCCGTACTACGCCATAAGCCAGGTGGCGCATACGGCCGATGCGGACAATATTATTTTAGGAGTGTCAGGCTCGCACGGCGCTAATGACCAAATGGAACGCATGGTTATGGCCTGGGGCGCGGTGCATGATAAAAAATTAGACCACCCGGTAATTGTAAAAATATTGTGGGAAGGGCGCGAAGTAACTTTTAAATTTAACAGATAATTTAAATAACTCTTCTGCTTTCCGGCGTAAAAACACGCCGTTATTAACACAAACAAAATTAAACAGAATTTTAATAAAATTACCCCGCTTTATGGAGGGTTTTATTTTTGTTTAAAAATTTCGCTTTATACGCGGGCGCGGCAGTAAAATTTCGGCAACAGATACGGTAAAAATTTGCAGCAGACTGATTATACATATCCGAAATTGAACATGGGGCCTTTGCGCGTTTTATAAAAAATACGCCCCTGTCCGCGGATTTACGGATAGGGGCGCATGTTAAAATATTTTATTTTTTCTCGGCTACTTTGCCGTATTGGTGCAAGTCTTTAGACTGTATGCTGCCGGCGCTTAATAAAAAGATATAATTTTCCCTGTTAAAAACTGGAAAGGCCGCCATGCCGCCTCCGCCTGAAATAATGCCTACCAAATACCCCCTGCTGTCAAACACTCCGCCGCCCGACATACCACCCCACAACTGCAAATCGTTAACATATCCTACACCTTCTTTAACCGAAAAAAACATTTCGCTCTGACCGCCAAGCATTCCGCTTGAGGCGGCAAAAGAAAAGTTGTCCGTCATAACATAATCTTTAGCGTCAAATTTTAAAACCGTGAGACTACCGCTGTGGCCTGCGTTATCAGCTTTGATAAGGGCAAGGTCATCCTTAGCGGCAAAAGAATTTTGCGAAAAACCGGATTTAATATAAACCTTTCTGTTTGATGAGGTATGCGCGACCGTATGTACGTTTCCGTTTTTCATGTCAATTTTTATAGTGCAGTTCTTCCAATAGCAAACATCCACGCAATGCGCGGCCGTTAAAAACCAGTTGCTGTTAAGACGCACAGCATTACAGCTGTACCCTGTATTATCTTTTTCAGCCTGGGTAAAAATATCATAAACCGAGGACACCCCCTGCGCCATACAAAGCGCCGGAAATAAAAAAGCCGGTAAAAACAATAATTTTTTAATAAATTTTTTCATAATTCCTCCGCTGTTTTAATTAATTGAAGGATGCCAGGAGTCCCTGTCTCTTATATTAATAACCAAAGCCGCCGTTAACATATCTAACGTGTCTATGGCTTGGGGTTTATCTATATTAGCGGTAAAGGCGTTAAAAACAGTATTGTGGTTTTTAATAAAACCGCTGCTGCTTAACACGCCGTCTACTTTGTAACTTGTGCGTAAAATGCCCCACATATGCCCAAATATTTTTCTTAAAACGGCTTTAATAACACTGGCCTCTTCAATAGAAGCTAAAAGCTCTCCCCTGGAATCATAAAGCTTCCACATTCTTTTGGGGTAAAATTTTCTTCTTTCTAAAGTTAAAGTATCTTTTGTATGGGCGTAGTAAATGCTGTAAACTTCTTTTTTTATACCGTAACCTTTTTGTAAAACATAAACGGATTTTTTGCCTATTTTATTATAAAGGGTAAATTCCCTTAAAGAAACCAGGCTTATAACAACGCCCAAGGCAAAAATAAACATGCCAATAATAGCAATTAAAGAAGCAATTGAGTAAGCTGTAGTAAAGTGGAATTGATGCATTTTTATTATATTAAAAGTTTCATTAAAACTCATAACACACATGAAAAACACAGCCGCGGCTATAAAAATAATGCCCGCGAACGAAAACGCGCTGCCCCACCTTGTGGTAAAGGAGAGAAAAGTATTACCCTGGTTATCGCGCGCTTTATAAATTAATGAAGGCGTGCCGTACAATCTTTGGAATTTTACAGGATAGGCGGACGCAGGGTTAACGGTAAGCGCGGGTTCTTTACCGCCTAGAAATATTTTAATAACAATTGAGCCGAAAAACACGGCAAAATAAATTATAAAAAATAATATAACAACATCAAAAAGCCTGCCCATCTGCCTTATAAAAGGAGGCATGTTTTTGCTTACAAAGGAAAAATCTTTATTGTCTTTTAAAATCTTTTTGGTTTTATCGGCAAAAGAAGGAGCCTCCGGCTTTTTTACAGGTTCTTCCGCCAAAGGCAAGTCCTTAACAGTGGTATTTGAAGGGCCTTTAAAGGTTTTCATTGATGCAAGCAGGTCCGCCTGCTCAACCTGTGGAAGAGAATATGTGCTGTAAGCCTTTTTATCTAAGTTTGCCTTCGGTGAAATAAAGGAAAAGAATAAGTCCGCCTCCGCATAGGTAATATTTTGAGCCAATACCGAATAAGCTTTAGAATTAATTAAAAAATATCCCGCGCTAAAGTCCGTCCTCGAGGCTGAAAAACTTATATAAAAAAGAGGTTCTCCAGTAGCAAAATCAACTTTTTTTACATCTTCACCCGTATAAGAATTGCCCAGCACTTTCATTTTTTTAGCTTTAACGGCAACAAGATCCTCGTTAATTTTTTGTTCAAGGCATGATTCTTTATCACAATCAGACTGGTATTTAAATTCTATTTTGCTGGTTCCTTTATATATACTTAAAGCGGTATCGTCAGGTATGTTTTTAGCCTGCGCCCAGCCGCCGGGCATATCTATGGAAAACTGTCCGTCAGCGGAAGTAAAAACCACCCCGTACGAAAAGACAGGCAAGAAAAATATTAAAAACGTTCGCAACAAATATCTCATATTAAAATATTATATATAAAAATAATCAATGATAATCAAAAACCATAAAGTATAAACGGACCGTTTTTTTGTAGAATAAATTAAGCAGAGATTCTAATAAAGGGGTTAAATATGCCTATTACGTTGGTAAAACAATATAGTATCTTCTTAGTAAACCAGCCCGGCGCTTTGAGGGATTTTTCGGAATTATTTCAAAGAGAAAATGTAGATATTATAGCTATATGCCAGGATTTACGTTACGACGCCGCCGTAGTAAGAATAGCAATTGACACGCAAGACGAAAGTATAAGCCACTCTTTAACCAAAGCCGGGTTCACAAGCGTTAAGTCAGACGCTATTTGCGTTGAAACAAAAAACAGTAAGGGCCTACTTCAAAAAATAGGTAAAATTTTAGGAGACGAACATATAAATATTACCAATGTATACGGGTCGGACTCACCCAGCGGACACTCAAAATTAATAGTGGTGGTAAATAATATATGTAAAGCCATGAGAACATTAGAGGAGTCCGGTATTTCTTAATACAAAAGGAAACAAAAGAAAAAAGGATTTACCTTAATAGAATTATTAGTAGTTGTTCTTATCATAGGCATACTTGCCGCGGTCGCGCTGGTGCAATATATAAAAACGGTTGAAAAAAGCCGCATAGCCGAAACGTATATAAATTTGAAAGCAATAGCCAACGCGCAGGAAATTTATTGTATGCAGACAGGTGCTTACACCACATTAGATAATTTAGACATTGTGGTAAAAGACACAAAAAACTTTACCTACACTACGGACGCGTTAAACTTTATTTACGCTACAAGAGCAAACAGCCCTTACGATTACAAAATTGAATTGTATTTTAATAACCCCTCCGCAGGATACACCGCTTCTAAAAACGTGAGAAGATGCAGAGCTTTTACAAACGCTAAAAACAAAGAGATTTGCAACTCTTTAGGCTGTGAAAACTGGCCTAGCGACTGGTGCAATTTAAAATAAGATAATAAAAAAAACTCCCGTAAATCCGGGAGGTTTTTTTATAAATTTTTAATCGGTAATCGAAGGGGAAGATTTAAACCTTACTTTTGTTTTGGCAGGCACGTTAACGCGCTCCAAAGTTTTAGGGTTATGCCTTACAGCAGCCTTTGTCCTTACAAGTTTAAAAGTGCCAAAATTGCTTATTGTAACTTTACCGTCTCTTAAAAGGCCTTCTTTTATAATAGCGAAAACTTCTTCAACAGTCTGCTTTGACTGCTTTTTATCAAGTAAAGATAAAGCAAGCCTGTTTACAATATCTTCTTTTTTCATATACCGCCCCGGTTAAAAGCCAAGCGCTTTTAACAAAACATCTTTATCTTCACCGTTACATACAATTTGCCAAACAGCGTCTAATATAGGGGTTTTTAAATTGTTTTTCCTTGCTAAGTTGTGCACGCTGTTTACAGAGTCCGCCCCTTCGGCGATAGTGCCTACCTGTTTGCGGGCTTCCTCAAGGCTTAGGCCCTGCCCCAGCTTTTCACCCAAACGCCTGTTGCGTGATATTGAGGACATACCCGTTAAAATAGCGTCGCCCAAACCGGAAAGATTATACACGCTTTCCGTTTTACCGCCTTGGGAAACGGTTATGTCGTGCATTTCCTGCATGGCTTGTGTAATAAGCGCGGCTTTTGTGTCCGCCCCGTCGCCTATACCGTCTAAAATACCGCAACCTATGGCAACAACGTTTTTAATAGCGCCGCCGTATTCAACGCCTCTTCTGTCGTCCGATTCAACGGTTATTATGGGGCTTGAGTTAAAAACTTTTGCCGTCTTCTTTACTAAGTCAGCGTTAGGGCCGGCAACTAAAATCTTTGTGGGAATTCCTTTTGCAACTTCCAAAGCGAAACTCGGCCCGCTAAAAGACATGGCATAGCCGGTTAACTGCGGGATTTCTTCCTCAATAACTTCACAAACGGTTTTAAAAGTGCTGTCCTCAATACCTTTTGAAGCGCTTACCACGGGTAAAACTTTGCCGTTAAGTATGGGCTTTAACTGTTTGCAAAAATTTCTTACGCTTTTTGAAGAAATTACAAAAACCAACATCTCAGAATCTTTTACCGCTTCTTCCAAAGTGGCTTTAAGTTCAATATTGGAATTAAGTTCAAAGTTTTCTATATTAGGGTGCTTTCTTGTTTTTTCAAGGATATCAAATAAATCCTTATAATGCTCCCACAAAGAAATTTTATAACCCTTTTTGGCCAAATGCTGGGCTATTACGCTGCCCCACACACCCGCGCCGAAAACCGTAATTCTGTTTATATTCATAAATTATTTGTCTGCCTGTTCTTTTCTTTTTTTAGAACCGTCTTCAAAATTAAGTTCTTTTTTAGCCAAAAGACGTTTCATGTTAGGAATATGCTTATAAATAACAACCAAAGCTATTATCGTGGCCATAATATTAACTTCTTTAGGCTGCCCGCCCACAGTCCATGCCGCAATTGGTAAAACCGCCGCGGCAAATATTGAACCTACCGATATATGCCCGCTATACCAAACAGCCGCGGCAAAAACAACAAAAGCAACTATTATCGGAATAGGCATCATAGCGGCAAAAACTCCCGCCGCCGTGGCAACGCCTTTACCGCCGCGGAATTTAAGATACGGCGTCCACATATGTCCGGCAATAGCTATTGTGCCGCACGCTATAGCTAAAATATAATTGTTAGGAAAGAAAAATAAGGCTAACCGCACACAGACAAAGCCTTTAAAAGCGTCTATAATAAATGTAGCCCAACCCGCTTTAGCGCCTACGGTGCGGTAAACATTGGCGGCGCCGGGATTGCCGGAACCGTGCTCTCTTATATCAATGCCCATTGTCTTACGGGCTATAAGGTACCCAGTGGGGATACCTCCAAGCAAGTAGCTTATTATTGCTAGAACTATCATTAAGATAACTTGTGTGTTCATTTATATATTATATAAAAAGATTAATCATTAATAACAGCTTTTATAATCCCCGGCATCCTTTGCGAAGCAAACAGCTCACGCGGTATTGTAATCTTTTTTAAAGCATTAAAGTTCTTTTTTAATTTTGTCGTAATTACCTTTGGTAATCATTATTTTTAACGTAAGTGAACCGTCTTTATTTTCAACCCTTTTTTTAACCATGGCGTTTTCATAAACAAAACCCGTAAGATACGCTTTTGAAACAGGTATCCTGATAGTTTTTAAATGCCATTTAAAAAGAAGCGTTTCCTCAATTTTTTTAAGAAGCTCCTTAATGCCTTTATTTTCTTTGGCCGAAATAAACACCGCGCCGGGATTGGCGTTTTTCAAAGCCGCAAGAGGGTAATGGGGAAGCAAATCACACTTGTTAAAAACCTCCGCCATAGGAATATTCTGCGCGCCCAAGTCTTTTATAATTTTAAATACCGTTCGGCTTTGCTCGGAAATATCTTTAGAGCTGGCGTCTTTAACATGCAAAATAACATCGGCCTCGCTTACTTCCTCAAGCGTCGCTCTGAAAGCTGACACTAAATTATGAGGAAGCTTTTGTATAAAGCCCACGGTATCTGTAAATAAAATCTGCCCGCCGCCAGGCATTTTTACACGCCTTGTTGTCGGGTCCAAAGTGGCAAAAAGTTTGTCATCGGCGTAGACAGCAGTTTCCTGCGTTAAAGTGTTAAGCAATGTGCTTTTGCCAGCGTTTGTATAACCCACAATGGCCACCTGCGGCAAAGGAACAACCGCCCTGCGGGCCCTTCTTATGCCGCGCTCCTTTTTTACTTTTTCGATTTCTTCTTCCAGTTTAGCTATACGCACCCTTAAACGGCGCCTGTCATATTCCAATTTGCGTTCGCCGGGACCCCTTGTACCCATGCCGCCGCGCCGCCCGCCTGTTTGCTGCATGAGGGCGCCGCCCTTGCCGCTAAGCCTGGGCAGTAAAAATTTAAGCTGCGCGAGTTCAACCTGCAGTTCACCTTCTTTTGTTCTGGCGCGGGAAGCGAAAATATCCAAAATAAGCCAGGTACGGTCTATAATTTTTGCGGGGATAATATTGGCTAAATTTTTTTGCTGGGCAGGGGTAATTTCCTCATTAAAAATAACGGCGGAAATATCATTAGCTTTGACTTCAAGGGCTATTTCCTCACACTTGCCTTTGCCTATAAGCGTGGCGGGGTTATATGCGTTTAAAAGAACTTCATAAGTTTTATAAACGCTGCCCCCGGCCGTATGGGCAAGACGTTCAAGCTCGGCTACGGATTCTTTGGAATATTTTTCCCCTTTAAGACTTGCGGCCACTAAAATTACTTTTTCCATGCT from Elusimicrobium minutum Pei191 harbors:
- a CDS encoding S1 family peptidase, translated to MKKFIKKLLFLPAFLFPALCMAQGVSSVYDIFTQAEKDNTGYSCNAVRLNSNWFLTAAHCVDVCYWKNCTIKIDMKNGNVHTVAHTSSNRKVYIKSGFSQNSFAAKDDLALIKADNAGHSGSLTVLKFDAKDYVMTDNFSFAASSGMLGGQSEMFFSVKEGVGYVNDLQLWGGMSGGGVFDSRGYLVGIISGGGGMAAFPVFNRENYIFLLSAGSIQSKDLHQYGKVAEKK
- a CDS encoding acetolactate synthase small subunit; translated protein: MPITLVKQYSIFLVNQPGALRDFSELFQRENVDIIAICQDLRYDAAVVRIAIDTQDESISHSLTKAGFTSVKSDAICVETKNSKGLLQKIGKILGDEHINITNVYGSDSPSGHSKLIVVVNNICKAMRTLEESGIS
- a CDS encoding HU family DNA-binding protein encodes the protein MKKEDIVNRLALSLLDKKQSKQTVEEVFAIIKEGLLRDGKVTISNFGTFKLVRTKAAVRHNPKTLERVNVPAKTKVRFKSSPSITD
- a CDS encoding NAD(P)H-dependent glycerol-3-phosphate dehydrogenase, which produces MNINRITVFGAGVWGSVIAQHLAKKGYKISLWEHYKDLFDILEKTRKHPNIENFELNSNIELKATLEEAVKDSEMLVFVISSKSVRNFCKQLKPILNGKVLPVVSASKGIEDSTFKTVCEVIEEEIPQLTGYAMSFSGPSFALEVAKGIPTKILVAGPNADLVKKTAKVFNSSPIITVESDDRRGVEYGGAIKNVVAIGCGILDGIGDGADTKAALITQAMQEMHDITVSQGGKTESVYNLSGLGDAILTGMSSISRNRRLGEKLGQGLSLEEARKQVGTIAEGADSVNSVHNLARKNNLKTPILDAVWQIVCNGEDKDVLLKALGF
- the plsY gene encoding glycerol-3-phosphate 1-O-acyltransferase PlsY; this encodes MNTQVILMIVLAIISYLLGGIPTGYLIARKTMGIDIREHGSGNPGAANVYRTVGAKAGWATFIIDAFKGFVCVRLALFFFPNNYILAIACGTIAIAGHMWTPYLKFRGGKGVATAAGVFAAMMPIPIIVAFVVFAAAVWYSGHISVGSIFAAAVLPIAAWTVGGQPKEVNIMATIIALVVIYKHIPNMKRLLAKKELNFEDGSKKRKEQADK
- the hflX gene encoding GTPase HflX is translated as MEKVILVAASLKGEKYSKESVAELERLAHTAGGSVYKTYEVLLNAYNPATLIGKGKCEEIALEVKANDISAVIFNEEITPAQQKNLANIIPAKIIDRTWLILDIFASRARTKEGELQVELAQLKFLLPRLSGKGGALMQQTGGRRGGMGTRGPGERKLEYDRRRLRVRIAKLEEEIEKVKKERGIRRARRAVVPLPQVAIVGYTNAGKSTLLNTLTQETAVYADDKLFATLDPTTRRVKMPGGGQILFTDTVGFIQKLPHNLVSAFRATLEEVSEADVILHVKDASSKDISEQSRTVFKIIKDLGAQNIPMAEVFNKCDLLPHYPLAALKNANPGAVFISAKENKGIKELLKKIEETLLFKWHLKTIRIPVSKAYLTGFVYENAMVKKRVENKDGSLTLKIMITKGNYDKIKKEL